The Larimichthys crocea isolate SSNF chromosome X, L_crocea_2.0, whole genome shotgun sequence genome segment TTTAATACGgtgattacattattatttataacagGCTACAGTGACTTATTAGCTGTTAATTAATGAGGTATTAGTGAATTAAAACGGTTTGTTGGCCGTTTAAAGGGCGTGTGACCGCTGCGCATGCGCACTTCATCGAAAACAcggtgtgtgtgtaaacaaccGTTGAGACATTTAAACAGTCAGCTGTGAGAGAGGCACGAAGCGACCGCGCTGTCGGTAAGAAACACTCATTTAAACCGCACATTTCATCGTCTTTTACTCAAATATAGTGGTAGACATTTACTACCCGCTTCCCCCTGCAATGTGAGCGGTATTTGGCCTGAAATCTGCCAAAGACCGGAGGGTTTTCAGTCGTTGTAAGCTAACCACGGTGCTGCTGGTGCCGGGGCGGAGGTGAGACTCGTGTAGCTGAACGTGACTCCGAGCTGGTTTTATTTCAGTGAGATTCACACTTTAATGGAGAAATTAAAAGCGTTGGTTCACCCGCAAACCCTAAAGGGAAACAAATACTGTGAGTTTAAACTGACTGCTGTGATTCTGTCCTCTTTAATGACCTAGAAATGCGTTGATTTGAGTTGTTTATGTGGCCAGCCTTCAACCATGACACCCATGAATGGGATATAAAGTAACAACATGcagtattataataataaaagaaattgtgtgaaggaaaatgtgttcaaatgcaGATTCATTACTAATATCTGCAGATTTACAGTATAGTGATTTATAGTAACTGAAATATAGTGAGTCAATGTCTGTATCACAAGTAGTGTATTTTTACTGGGTGATGAACAGGCTTTTTACACTTATTATGCCTGTGTGACTGAGCTGAAGGCCGGATTAGAGAGATGGATACACagatcagtttcagtttcaggtttatttgtcatgagTAAGctaacacagggtcaacaatacaatgaaatttGTTGGACAAGAGGAATCGGTCAGCTCAGCATAAGAGCACTAGATAGTGTAACAGCACTACACATAGGATAAAAATAAGCAAAGTAAGCATTGAGCAGAGAGGTTGTGCATTTGCGTCATGACTTGTGGTACAAAATGTCCAGGAAAACAGTGCGACTAAGTATGAAATATCAGGAATATGCTTGAAAGTAAACTTTTCAACTGAGAAGAATTATGTTGCTGCTATTGGAGAAATACATGTTAGAATAAAATTTAATATCTgacaaagaaatcaataaagATATGTAATTATTGGTGAAAAAAGGTGGTTTGCTGCTCAGCTAAATACAGTATCTCCTCCAAACTAACAGTTTTATAGGCGTTCCTCTGCCATTTCATCTTTAAAGTGTCTGTCAGATTCAGAGTTATTATGTTATCATTTCTTTGAATTTGCGATTCGATATCTTTAatcactctgtttttttccaggCCGTTTCAAACTGTTGGACACTGAGCTATTATGCAGCATGACCCCACGAGGACCTCgcctgtgttttttctctgtgaaagAAGACCCACCCTGACATCCACCTGTGACACCACACCTCAAAACTTTGCCGAAACCCTGCCGGCAGAAATGAGCGTGAAGATCTTTGGTGAGCTGGATGCAGAGAGTCTGTGCAGCGCCTCACGGACCTGCAAGCTGTGGCATGACATCATTGACGAGAGCGACCAGCTGTGGAGGAGGCAGTGTCTGCTGGTCAGAGCCGTCTGTCAGAGGGAGGTCGACAGCGACAGGGGAAACGGCCTGTCCTGGAAGGTGGGTCCACTTTTAAGAAAAACACCCACGGAAACCCAACTATTACAAACAATCACAAAAATAGTAGAAAGATATCAAAATATATGCATTTCATATTAAGCATTTAATTTTAGGAATTTATATTACAG includes the following:
- the fbxo48 gene encoding F-box only protein 48, which encodes MQHDPTRTSPVFFLCERRPTLTSTCDTTPQNFAETLPAEMSVKIFGELDAESLCSASRTCKLWHDIIDESDQLWRRQCLLVRAVCQREVDSDRGNGLSWKVTLVRNYTRSCLKKDWLRGRYSHVRSAEELSGRKMAPLDAETWGEILQAELDR